One stretch of Cryptosporidium parvum Iowa II chromosome 3, whole genome shotgun sequence DNA includes these proteins:
- a CDS encoding 60S ribosomal protein L30, pelota RNA binding domain containing protein — translation IKMAKKGSSKGKSEGMTSRLQLVMKSGKVCLGYRSTVKSIRNGTARLVIISNNCPPLRRSEIEYYAMLSKIGVHHFQGGNNDLGTSCGKLYRVSCMTVTDPGDSDIIRSYE, via the coding sequence ataaaaatggcCAAGAAGGGTTCATCTAAGGGTAAATCTGAAGGTATGACCAGTCGCTTACAACTTGTCATGAAGAGTGGTAAGGTCTGTCTTGGATACCGTTCAACTGTTAAATCTATCAGAAATGGTACTGCTCGTTTGGTTATAATCTCAAACAACTGCCCTCCTCTAAGAAGATCCGAAATTGAATACTATGCAATGCTCTCCAAGATTGGTGTTCACCATTTCCAAGGTGGTAACAATGATTTAGGTACCTCTTGTGGTAAACTATATCGTGTTAGCTGCATGACTGTTACAGACCCAGGTGATTCTGATATCATAAGATCATACGAGTAA